One region of Peribacillus simplex genomic DNA includes:
- a CDS encoding TetR/AcrR family transcriptional regulator: MKSDEIKKAALKYFTIHGYEGTSLSQIAEDVGIRKQSIYSHFKGKDDLFLSVLKDAKEMELSFYKEYFNMMRKSDPEKTLYGFLEEMIKMFQEVESLKFWLRMGFFPPTHLYNEIQKETDDLLVQQEALMEEIFQTWTSEGALSTGDARTLTLAYSGIIVAIMVELVYADNPERVAEKLEASWSIFWRGISR, from the coding sequence ATGAAAAGCGATGAAATAAAAAAGGCTGCACTTAAATATTTTACGATTCATGGTTATGAGGGGACTTCACTTTCCCAAATTGCAGAAGATGTCGGAATAAGGAAACAATCCATTTATTCTCACTTTAAAGGGAAGGACGACCTGTTTTTATCTGTCCTTAAGGACGCCAAGGAAATGGAGCTTTCGTTTTATAAAGAGTATTTCAATATGATGCGCAAAAGCGATCCGGAAAAGACGCTATACGGATTCTTGGAAGAAATGATCAAGATGTTCCAAGAGGTGGAGAGTTTAAAGTTCTGGCTTCGCATGGGATTCTTTCCGCCAACACATCTATACAATGAAATTCAGAAGGAGACTGATGATCTCCTGGTTCAACAGGAAGCCTTAATGGAAGAGATATTCCAAACATGGACATCAGAGGGGGCTTTAAGTACAGGGGATGCGCGGACCCTGACATTGGCGTATTCAGGTATCATCGTGGCCATCATGGTCGAATTGGTTTATGCCGATAATCCAGAGCGGGTTGCAGAAAAACTTGAGGCGTCATGGTCCATTTTTTGGAGAGGGATTTCAAGGTAA
- a CDS encoding MATE family efflux transporter — MSLREKQQLNLLEVDSTGKVFLRYLIPSMIGMVLMALNFVVDGVMVGNKLGSVALAGVNIAGPIYTIFVAMSIWIGVGGATLYSQSMGARDYGRARFIFTHSIILITIFTVIIGLIAYAFHHQLVYALGANEATAPFATDYMNVFLMLGFVFTLENTLSIFVRNNGNPNLAMASLIVTAISNFVLNFIILYVLELGVRETAYGTIIAAALGIVVLSLHFFTKRNTLRLVKFRFERSLFMMTMMIGFPSFLAEIGVSVFTIAHNNAFSRLAGTDGLAAFSIVNYAHSVMLLMFLGIGSAIQPLVSYYHGAKDEKRKRETVRIAIFTAMGAGISITLLGQVAASPIVNLFGDFSSDVKELATSGIRIFFSGYILMGVNFVMMTYFQSIGQVKMAAWITIGREFIFMLIFLMTLPLIFGTNAAWLAIPLSEVVIFLTVLLYLKRAGSKFGKNVRLIKG, encoded by the coding sequence ATGTCATTAAGAGAAAAACAACAACTAAATCTACTTGAGGTGGATTCGACGGGAAAGGTCTTTCTTCGCTATCTGATTCCTTCTATGATCGGAATGGTATTGATGGCATTGAACTTTGTTGTCGATGGCGTGATGGTCGGCAATAAACTTGGATCGGTTGCCCTTGCAGGAGTTAATATCGCAGGGCCCATCTATACGATCTTCGTAGCGATGTCGATTTGGATCGGAGTAGGCGGCGCGACACTTTACTCACAAAGCATGGGTGCAAGGGATTATGGTCGTGCACGTTTTATTTTCACCCATTCCATCATCCTGATTACGATATTCACCGTAATCATTGGTCTGATTGCCTACGCTTTTCACCATCAGCTTGTTTATGCACTAGGAGCCAATGAGGCAACCGCTCCCTTTGCAACGGACTACATGAATGTATTCTTGATGCTGGGCTTTGTTTTCACGTTGGAAAACACCTTAAGCATATTCGTCAGGAACAATGGCAATCCGAATTTGGCCATGGCCTCCCTTATCGTTACAGCCATTTCGAATTTCGTGTTGAATTTCATTATCCTTTACGTACTTGAATTAGGGGTGCGTGAGACAGCATATGGGACAATCATTGCAGCCGCGTTGGGGATAGTGGTTCTCAGCCTGCATTTCTTCACAAAGAGGAATACGCTTCGTCTCGTCAAGTTCCGTTTTGAAAGGTCACTTTTCATGATGACGATGATGATCGGTTTTCCTAGTTTTTTAGCGGAAATAGGTGTATCCGTCTTTACCATCGCTCATAATAATGCGTTCTCCCGCCTTGCAGGCACCGATGGATTAGCTGCATTTTCGATTGTGAATTATGCCCATAGTGTCATGCTGTTGATGTTTCTCGGCATAGGATCGGCAATCCAGCCGCTTGTAAGTTATTATCATGGTGCAAAAGATGAAAAGAGGAAGCGGGAAACGGTCCGCATTGCCATTTTCACGGCAATGGGTGCGGGAATATCCATTACCCTCCTGGGACAGGTTGCGGCCTCTCCCATCGTGAATTTATTCGGTGATTTTTCAAGTGATGTTAAAGAACTTGCAACAAGTGGGATTAGGATCTTCTTTAGCGGCTATATCCTAATGGGAGTCAACTTTGTCATGATGACCTATTTCCAATCCATAGGGCAAGTGAAGATGGCAGCCTGGATCACGATTGGGCGTGAATTCATTTTCATGCTTATATTCCTGATGACATTGCCGCTTATATTCGGGACGAATGCTGCATGGCTGGCCATTCCTTTATCAGAGGTGGTCATTTTCTTAACCGTACTCCTTTATTTGAAAAGGGCAGGTTCAAAATTCGGAAAAAATGTCCGGTTAATTAAAGGATAA